The Winogradskyella schleiferi genome has a window encoding:
- a CDS encoding glycosyltransferase family 4 protein, with the protein MKNVLYIGNNLKSKNSNISGIQTLGALLEKEGYTMYYASSKTNIFFRLVDMFWSVVKLQKKVDIVLLDTYSTTNFYYALIISRLCQILSLKYISILHGGNLENRLKKNPKLSGLIFKNAHKLVAPSNFFQTVFEAYDYNEVIFIPNSIEIDNYSFDNRRIDRIKLLWVRSFASIYNPELAVLVLEKLIERNYDAELTMVGPDSDGSLIKVKTLAESKQLKIHFTGKLAKSAWLELSKNSNVFINTTNLDNTPLSVIEAMALGLPVVSTNVGGLPYLISDHIDGLLVEKENVDAMVEAIIELNSDENLRSKLVTNARAKVENYDWKVVKPKWEALLS; encoded by the coding sequence ATGAAAAACGTCCTATACATAGGAAACAACTTAAAGAGTAAAAATTCTAATATTTCTGGAATTCAGACACTCGGTGCGTTGCTTGAAAAAGAAGGGTATACCATGTATTATGCATCCTCTAAAACTAATATCTTTTTTCGATTGGTAGATATGTTTTGGAGTGTTGTGAAACTCCAGAAAAAGGTTGACATTGTCTTATTGGATACCTATAGCACCACTAACTTTTATTATGCCCTAATCATTAGTCGTTTATGTCAAATTTTAAGTCTTAAATACATTTCCATTCTACACGGAGGGAATCTAGAAAACAGATTAAAAAAAAACCCTAAATTAAGTGGTCTCATTTTTAAAAATGCTCACAAATTGGTAGCACCATCAAACTTTTTTCAAACCGTTTTTGAAGCTTATGATTATAATGAGGTAATATTCATACCTAACAGTATAGAAATTGATAATTACAGTTTTGATAATCGACGCATAGACCGAATAAAATTATTATGGGTAAGATCTTTTGCATCAATATATAATCCCGAATTAGCGGTTTTAGTTTTAGAAAAATTAATAGAAAGAAATTATGATGCTGAACTCACTATGGTTGGACCTGATTCAGATGGCTCATTGATAAAAGTTAAGACATTAGCCGAATCGAAACAATTAAAAATACATTTTACAGGAAAATTAGCTAAGTCAGCATGGTTAGAACTTTCTAAAAACTCTAATGTTTTTATCAATACTACTAATTTAGATAATACACCGCTCAGTGTTATTGAAGCTATGGCACTCGGTTTACCAGTAGTATCAACCAATGTTGGTGGTTTGCCATATTTAATTTCCGATCATATTGATGGGTTATTGGTTGAAAAAGAGAATGTTGACGCCATGGTCGAAGCTATTATTGAGTTAAATTCAGACGAAAACCTTAGAAGTAAATTAGTTACCAATGCACGAGCTAAGGTTGAGAATTATGATTGGAAAGTAGTAAAACCAAAATGGGAAGCCCTTTTGTCTTAG
- a CDS encoding O-antigen ligase family protein, with protein MKTNITYISAIGLHIALGFVIYLNESIAKAYFVIAVLYFLFRLITGAKNRKTFEVLKACAYFVGAEVFFRTTKGAVSYEAGKYLVIVFIILGMFYKGISGKGYPYFIYLMLLIPSIFVASTTLSFDANFRTNIAFVLSGPVCLGLSSLFCYDKTITFKQMSKILLYMLLPIIAHTVYVYFYAPDLKDLLTSTASNRAAAGGFGSNQVATALGLGMFIVGIRLFVNSPSIGLKILNVVLLVFISYRAVVTLSRGGVVAAVICLVAFIIMYFNSARSKAKNQIIGVTILFVGALFAAWVVSSDQTSGMTEKRYANQNAAGIEKKDVTTGRKELFLGEIEGFISNPFFGIGSSRAKDERIELEGQGVTSHNEISRILAEHGMLGIVILVILIFKPLDFRTKHKQNYYFYAFLCFWFATINHSSMRVAAPAFVYALALLNVKNEKRPIHRKQLKE; from the coding sequence TTGAAAACAAACATTACATATATTAGCGCGATAGGTTTACATATAGCTCTGGGATTTGTAATTTATTTAAATGAGAGTATAGCAAAGGCTTATTTTGTAATTGCCGTATTATATTTTTTATTTCGTCTTATCACAGGAGCAAAAAATCGTAAAACATTTGAGGTACTAAAGGCCTGTGCCTATTTTGTTGGAGCCGAGGTGTTTTTTAGAACAACAAAGGGAGCTGTTTCTTATGAAGCAGGAAAATACTTGGTTATCGTTTTCATTATATTAGGTATGTTTTATAAAGGGATTTCTGGAAAGGGATATCCTTATTTTATCTATTTAATGTTACTAATTCCTTCAATCTTTGTGGCCTCAACAACTTTGAGTTTCGATGCTAATTTCAGGACCAATATTGCTTTTGTTTTAAGTGGACCCGTTTGTTTAGGGTTAAGTTCTTTATTTTGTTATGATAAGACCATAACTTTCAAACAGATGTCAAAGATTTTGCTTTATATGCTCTTACCAATTATAGCTCATACCGTTTATGTATATTTTTATGCACCAGACTTAAAAGATCTTTTAACTAGTACGGCATCAAATAGGGCCGCAGCAGGTGGTTTTGGATCTAACCAGGTAGCAACAGCCTTGGGCCTTGGTATGTTCATTGTAGGAATTCGGTTATTCGTAAATTCACCATCTATTGGACTTAAAATATTAAATGTAGTACTGTTGGTATTTATTTCATACAGAGCTGTGGTTACTTTAAGCCGTGGTGGTGTTGTTGCTGCTGTTATTTGTTTAGTTGCATTCATTATAATGTATTTTAATAGTGCCAGATCTAAAGCAAAAAATCAAATAATAGGTGTTACTATACTTTTTGTTGGCGCTTTATTTGCCGCTTGGGTTGTGAGCTCTGATCAAACCAGTGGAATGACAGAGAAAAGATATGCTAACCAAAATGCAGCGGGAATTGAGAAAAAAGACGTCACCACAGGTCGTAAAGAATTATTTTTGGGTGAAATAGAAGGATTTATTTCAAATCCGTTTTTTGGAATTGGATCCAGCAGAGCAAAAGATGAACGAATAGAATTAGAAGGACAAGGTGTTACGTCACATAATGAAATTAGTAGAATATTAGCAGAACACGGAATGTTGGGTATTGTTATTTTAGTAATATTAATCTTTAAACCTTTAGATTTCAGAACTAAACATAAACAAAATTATTATTTTTATGCGTTCTTATGTTTTTGGTTTGCTACCATAAACCATTCATCGATGCGTGTAGCCGCACCAGCATTTGTATATGCTCTAGCACTTTTAAACGTCAAAAATGAAAAACGTCCTATACATAGGAAACAACTTAAAGAGTAA
- a CDS encoding transglutaminase domain-containing protein translates to MSKNSNVNELSDYSYNNNNRKTDIPAYFTEVNNKIFEDGKPESDIDLVKKLCTWLENNIQGGPGLSVSSEQALKIMLSNKGGVCSDKVQVFNNFCVINDIKIREWGVTRAPFNTKYGGHSFNEVFIKELNKWIMIDVSYCSLFYFEDDKPLSVTEFYTLLRNGEKVSYNIFNDAMDVDHKSIDKNYLNPDNVPFIIHNYSNKTYDAFLKTLRPVLPVFIIHFVVYLIAKSYKYKFPLDDYKRIFS, encoded by the coding sequence TTGTCTAAAAATTCTAATGTTAATGAGCTAAGTGATTACTCATATAATAATAACAATAGAAAAACGGATATTCCAGCGTATTTTACAGAGGTAAATAATAAAATATTCGAGGATGGTAAGCCCGAATCTGACATTGATTTAGTTAAGAAACTTTGTACTTGGTTAGAAAATAATATTCAAGGTGGTCCAGGACTAAGTGTCTCATCAGAACAGGCATTAAAAATAATGCTCTCAAATAAAGGAGGTGTTTGTAGTGATAAGGTTCAGGTATTTAATAATTTTTGTGTTATTAATGATATTAAAATTAGAGAATGGGGCGTGACCAGAGCTCCATTTAATACCAAGTATGGTGGGCATTCCTTTAACGAAGTTTTTATCAAAGAATTAAATAAGTGGATTATGATAGATGTTTCTTATTGTTCTTTGTTTTATTTTGAAGATGATAAGCCTTTATCGGTTACCGAATTTTATACCTTACTTAGAAATGGTGAAAAAGTCAGCTATAATATATTTAACGACGCTATGGACGTAGATCACAAGAGTATAGATAAGAATTACTTAAACCCAGATAATGTGCCATTTATTATTCATAATTATTCAAATAAAACATATGATGCTTTCTTAAAAACTTTGCGACCAGTACTTCCCGTTTTTATTATTCACTTTGTAGTATATTTAATTGCTAAGAGTTATAAATATAAATTTCCGTTAGACGATTATAAGAGAATATTTTCGTAA
- a CDS encoding TylF/MycF/NovP-related O-methyltransferase, which yields MNSKLTTKFKIILSKVIPNSEKLRYLFSLPKLEAFNTAFGSKGTFLKTRTQLYDFINQSIDNAPISYLEFGVFKGKSMKYWSKINTHQDSLLHGFDTFSGLPESWDNFTGGLEKGFFDTKGQVPQIEDNRVSFYKGLFKDTFPPFLDHYKSENTLIINIDADLYSSTLFVLTMSHKILIKGSIIIFDEFSSILHEFRAFEDYCKSYNVNFEVLASTKAAKNYYAHVAVKIL from the coding sequence ATGAATTCGAAATTAACTACAAAATTTAAGATAATCCTGTCCAAGGTTATCCCTAATTCTGAAAAGCTCAGATATTTATTTTCATTGCCAAAATTAGAAGCTTTTAACACTGCATTTGGGTCTAAAGGAACGTTTTTGAAAACAAGAACACAATTATATGATTTTATTAACCAAAGTATAGATAATGCCCCAATTTCCTATTTAGAATTTGGAGTATTTAAGGGTAAGAGTATGAAGTATTGGTCTAAAATAAATACACATCAGGATTCTCTATTGCATGGTTTTGATACATTTAGTGGATTACCGGAAAGTTGGGATAATTTTACTGGAGGACTAGAAAAAGGGTTCTTTGATACTAAGGGACAAGTGCCACAAATAGAAGATAACAGGGTGTCTTTTTATAAGGGATTGTTTAAAGATACTTTTCCGCCATTTTTAGACCACTATAAATCAGAAAACACCTTAATAATAAATATAGATGCCGATTTATACTCATCAACTCTTTTTGTATTAACGATGTCTCATAAAATACTTATAAAGGGCTCTATTATTATATTTGATGAGTTTTCAAGCATACTGCATGAGTTTAGAGCTTTTGAAGATTACTGCAAATCTTATAATGTAAATTTTGAAGTGCTGGCAAGTACCAAGGCTGCAAAAAATTATTATGCCCATGTTGCTGTTAAAATCTTATAA
- a CDS encoding glycosyltransferase, which translates to MKTLTIISHTEHYMQPNGSVVGLGSTVTEINHLLSIFDKINHIAMLHSVVAPSSALPYVSEDITLIPIKAVGGQGIMDKFSVIAQAPKVLSIVSNALKETDYFQFRAPTGIGVYVIPYLMFFSAKKGWFKYAGNWNQKNAPLAYRFQKWLLQHQDRHVTINGSWHNQKNQCLTFENPCLSNDDILKGNSVVKNKVFSNKSIIFCFVGRLEEEKGIGLLIDAFKSLKEIDVSRISHIHIVGDGKDFRTYKTKARESKLNFHFHGFLSRKAVHDIYIKSHVIVLPSASEGFPKVIAEALNFGCLPIVSDVSGISNYIKDGVNGFLLNAISVEAVALKLQNVLKLSIKDYAKMIDFERDAIKRFTFNYYNARVKNELLK; encoded by the coding sequence ATGAAAACACTAACCATTATATCGCATACAGAACATTACATGCAGCCCAACGGTTCTGTTGTTGGTTTAGGTTCCACGGTGACTGAAATCAATCACCTATTAAGTATATTCGATAAAATTAATCATATAGCAATGTTACATTCGGTAGTAGCACCTTCTAGTGCATTACCTTATGTCTCAGAAGATATTACATTAATTCCCATTAAAGCAGTTGGTGGTCAGGGTATTATGGATAAATTTTCTGTGATTGCGCAAGCTCCTAAAGTATTGAGTATTGTTAGCAATGCACTGAAAGAAACTGACTATTTTCAGTTTAGGGCACCAACAGGTATTGGCGTCTATGTTATTCCGTATTTAATGTTTTTTAGTGCTAAAAAAGGTTGGTTTAAATATGCCGGAAATTGGAACCAAAAAAACGCACCATTGGCCTATCGTTTTCAAAAATGGCTTTTACAACATCAGGATCGACACGTTACTATAAACGGGTCTTGGCATAACCAAAAAAATCAATGTCTAACTTTTGAGAATCCTTGTTTGAGCAATGATGATATTTTAAAAGGGAATTCAGTAGTTAAAAATAAGGTGTTCAGTAATAAATCGATCATTTTTTGTTTTGTTGGAAGACTTGAAGAGGAAAAAGGTATTGGATTGCTCATAGATGCTTTTAAAAGCTTGAAAGAAATTGACGTATCCAGAATAAGCCATATTCATATTGTAGGTGACGGAAAGGATTTTAGGACCTATAAGACAAAAGCAAGAGAATCGAAATTGAATTTTCATTTTCATGGGTTTTTATCGCGAAAAGCGGTTCATGATATTTACATTAAATCTCATGTTATAGTATTGCCATCGGCATCAGAAGGTTTTCCTAAAGTAATTGCCGAAGCATTAAATTTTGGATGTTTACCAATAGTTTCTGATGTTTCGGGAATTTCAAATTACATAAAAGATGGTGTAAACGGGTTTTTATTGAATGCTATTTCGGTAGAAGCAGTAGCTTTAAAATTACAAAATGTATTGAAACTATCAATTAAGGACTACGCAAAGATGATAGATTTTGAAAGAGATGCTATTAAAAGATTCACGTTTAATTATTACAATGCTAGAGTCAAGAATGAATTGTTGAAATAA
- a CDS encoding acyltransferase family protein: MRIEQLTFTRFIAAIAIVVFHFGRESQLFSNDYVDFIFNNANVGVSYFFVLSGFVMIIAYCEKNLSFFDYLKNRFARIYPVYILAIILWLVGKTLHDINKVDLFLNVTMLQSWFSERAQTINYPGWSLSVELFFYVSFPFLLNYIYNKKSLKAITIVILGFWLISQLLYHAIIYNRFSVPIYTVNDIFYHPIMHFNEFLIGNLTGLYFLKKNVVQYNKNYLPHLVLLFLFLLVLLKFKIGLNFHNGLLAIVFVPIIYLLSCSKDMISKIISKKPFVFLGEISYSIYILQVPIWLFLTDYRLKKYFGLNEDLEITLAFMVRLFILIVFSSFCYLYIEKPLRKKIKFYF, encoded by the coding sequence TTGAGAATTGAACAATTAACATTTACAAGATTTATTGCGGCCATAGCTATAGTGGTTTTTCATTTTGGTAGAGAAAGTCAATTATTTTCCAATGATTATGTCGATTTCATTTTTAATAACGCCAATGTTGGTGTAAGTTACTTTTTTGTACTATCTGGTTTTGTAATGATTATTGCCTATTGTGAGAAAAACTTATCATTCTTTGACTATCTTAAAAACAGGTTTGCGCGAATATATCCTGTTTATATTTTGGCAATTATCTTATGGCTAGTTGGTAAAACCTTACACGATATCAATAAAGTGGATTTGTTCTTAAATGTGACCATGCTCCAATCTTGGTTTAGTGAAAGAGCACAAACGATAAATTATCCTGGTTGGTCACTTTCAGTAGAATTATTCTTCTATGTTAGTTTTCCTTTTCTATTGAATTATATTTATAATAAAAAAAGTTTAAAGGCCATAACTATTGTTATTTTAGGATTTTGGCTGATTAGCCAATTATTATATCACGCAATAATTTATAACCGATTTTCTGTACCCATATATACGGTTAATGATATCTTTTACCATCCCATAATGCACTTTAATGAGTTTTTGATCGGTAATCTTACTGGACTCTATTTTTTAAAAAAGAATGTTGTTCAATACAATAAAAATTATTTACCACACCTTGTATTGTTATTTCTATTCTTACTTGTTTTATTGAAGTTTAAAATAGGACTTAACTTTCACAATGGATTATTGGCTATTGTGTTTGTGCCCATCATCTATTTATTGTCTTGCAGTAAAGACATGATCAGTAAAATAATCTCTAAAAAACCTTTTGTTTTCTTAGGTGAGATCAGTTATAGTATTTATATATTACAAGTTCCAATATGGCTCTTTCTAACGGATTATAGACTAAAGAAATACTTTGGACTAAATGAGGATTTAGAAATTACATTAGCTTTTATGGTTAGATTGTTCATTCTAATTGTTTTCTCTTCTTTTTGCTATTTATATATAGAAAAACCATTAAGAAAGAAAATTAAATTCTATTTTTAA
- a CDS encoding MBOAT family O-acyltransferase, translated as MLFNSIDFAIFLPIVFVLYWFVVQKNLRFQNLLLVVSSYIFYGWWDWRFLSLIAFSTIVDYAVGVALSKQNDSGKRKILLWISILVNLGFLGFFKYYNFFLDNFITAFTFFGSEIQANSLNIILPVGISFYTFQTLSYTIDVYKNKLEPTKNFISFAAFVSFFPQLVAGPIERATNLLPQFFRHRRFKYNHAIDGLRQILWGLFKKVVIADNCATYANYIFDNSVDLNGSTLVLGAVFFTFQIYGDFSGYSDIAIGVSRLFGFNLKQNFAFPYFSRDIAEFWRRWHISLSTWFRDYLYIPVGGSRGTLAKTIRNVFIIFIVSGFWHGANWTFIIWGALNAVYFLPILLTKNNRNHLDIVAEGKYLPSFKEFGLMSFTFILTVFAWIFFRAETLEHAFNYVSGIFSHSIFSVPYFKDGSLAIPTLILIVFFIFIEWIGRRDKYAIESIFIRQSVLKWSFYYLILILIFVFAGSNQEFIYFQF; from the coding sequence ATGCTTTTTAACTCTATAGACTTCGCTATTTTCCTGCCAATCGTTTTTGTGCTGTATTGGTTTGTAGTGCAGAAAAATTTAAGATTTCAAAATTTGCTGTTGGTCGTTTCCAGTTATATTTTCTATGGCTGGTGGGATTGGCGTTTTTTATCCTTAATCGCGTTTAGCACCATAGTAGATTACGCCGTTGGTGTTGCTTTATCCAAACAGAATGATTCAGGTAAGCGTAAAATACTCTTGTGGATTAGTATTCTTGTGAACTTAGGATTTCTAGGCTTTTTTAAATACTATAACTTTTTTCTTGACAACTTTATAACCGCTTTTACTTTTTTTGGTTCTGAAATCCAAGCCAATTCCCTGAACATCATTTTACCTGTTGGAATAAGCTTTTATACATTTCAGACATTGAGTTACACCATTGATGTGTATAAAAATAAGCTAGAACCAACCAAAAATTTTATTTCTTTTGCGGCATTTGTGAGTTTTTTTCCCCAATTAGTGGCTGGCCCTATTGAAAGGGCGACCAATTTATTACCTCAATTTTTTAGACATAGAAGATTTAAATATAATCATGCAATTGACGGCTTGAGACAAATACTTTGGGGTTTGTTTAAAAAAGTGGTCATTGCAGATAATTGTGCTACATATGCCAATTATATTTTTGATAATTCTGTCGATTTAAATGGAAGTACGTTAGTTTTAGGTGCTGTATTCTTCACGTTTCAGATTTATGGAGATTTTTCTGGATATTCAGATATTGCCATTGGTGTGTCCCGTTTGTTCGGATTTAATTTAAAACAGAATTTCGCGTTCCCTTATTTTTCAAGGGATATTGCCGAATTTTGGAGACGATGGCATATTTCCCTGTCCACATGGTTCAGGGATTATCTATATATTCCGGTCGGTGGAAGTAGAGGTACATTGGCGAAAACCATAAGAAATGTATTCATAATCTTTATAGTCAGTGGGTTTTGGCATGGGGCAAATTGGACTTTTATTATTTGGGGAGCATTAAATGCGGTTTATTTTTTGCCCATACTTTTAACCAAAAACAATAGGAACCACTTAGACATCGTTGCAGAAGGAAAATACCTCCCAAGTTTTAAGGAATTTGGTCTCATGTCATTCACGTTTATTTTAACCGTATTTGCATGGATATTTTTTAGGGCAGAAACCTTAGAGCACGCTTTTAATTATGTGTCTGGTATATTTTCCCATTCAATATTTTCAGTTCCATATTTTAAAGATGGCTCATTGGCAATACCAACATTGATTTTAATTGTATTTTTTATCTTTATTGAATGGATTGGAAGACGAGACAAATATGCAATAGAATCTATATTTATACGACAAAGCGTGTTAAAATGGTCATTTTACTATCTGATTTTGATTTTAATTTTTGTTTTTGCAGGCTCTAACCAAGAGTTTATTTACTTTCAGTTTTAA
- a CDS encoding glycosyltransferase family 4 protein, with amino-acid sequence MRDSSLKILIVTSEFPPQPGGIGNHAYNLALHLSQQGHRVKVIADQRSRSGTDEAHFDAALTFSVKRIKLHNFRFIMYLKRIVHTVKSTKRTTHCIVTGKFSLWNVAFSSFLFNRKTIAVVHGTEVNFKSILIRNSIDFSLKRFDKIVAVSKYTKSLISELNKEVVVIPNGITVSQWKAPNEKMKLKGDPVITTVGRVSIRKGQLNVINQLPELIKTYPDLHYHCVGIPTEADAFIKVAESLHINNHVTFHGSVDEETLKQVLDATDIFVMLSTESSTGDVEGFGIAILEANAMGIPAIGAKGCGIEDAIVCGKSGILIDTNNSNEFVEGISKILGNLSQFRSEAKAWANTHDWSHIIKHYEALL; translated from the coding sequence ATGAGGGATTCCAGTTTAAAGATATTAATTGTTACATCAGAGTTCCCACCACAGCCAGGTGGCATTGGAAATCATGCTTACAATTTGGCACTACACCTTAGCCAGCAAGGTCATCGCGTTAAGGTTATTGCAGATCAACGTTCTAGATCAGGCACTGATGAAGCGCATTTCGATGCCGCTTTGACGTTTTCAGTAAAACGCATAAAATTGCATAACTTTCGGTTTATAATGTATTTAAAACGCATTGTCCATACCGTAAAATCTACTAAAAGGACAACGCATTGTATCGTAACCGGGAAATTTTCATTGTGGAATGTCGCTTTTTCAAGTTTTTTATTTAATAGAAAAACAATTGCTGTGGTTCATGGGACCGAAGTTAATTTTAAATCTATTTTAATCCGAAATTCCATAGATTTTTCATTAAAACGTTTCGATAAAATTGTTGCGGTGTCTAAATATACTAAAAGCCTAATATCGGAGTTGAACAAGGAAGTTGTTGTAATCCCAAATGGAATCACTGTCTCCCAATGGAAGGCTCCTAATGAAAAAATGAAGCTAAAAGGTGATCCGGTAATAACTACAGTAGGTCGAGTGAGTATAAGAAAAGGCCAATTAAATGTAATTAATCAACTTCCTGAACTTATAAAGACATATCCGGACTTACATTACCACTGCGTTGGTATTCCTACGGAAGCTGATGCATTTATTAAAGTTGCTGAGTCTTTACATATCAATAATCACGTTACGTTTCACGGAAGTGTGGATGAAGAGACATTGAAACAAGTATTAGACGCAACAGATATTTTTGTAATGTTGAGCACTGAAAGTAGCACAGGAGATGTGGAAGGTTTCGGAATTGCAATTTTAGAAGCTAATGCTATGGGAATTCCTGCGATAGGAGCTAAAGGATGTGGTATTGAAGATGCCATTGTCTGTGGGAAATCAGGAATTTTGATAGATACCAATAATAGTAACGAATTTGTTGAAGGAATATCTAAAATACTTGGGAATTTATCGCAATTCAGATCAGAAGCTAAGGCTTGGGCAAACACTCATGATTGGTCTCATATAATTAAACACTATGAAGCGTTATTATAG
- a CDS encoding glycosyltransferase family 2 protein has product MPFSFLKYLQPTHYFQRFTKNGQSIFPKAHDLPVDIIDQLQPDSLYSSAEAKDYDLSWQAIQLGYIGNTETYRSFSKVPIKDEYHFIRKNFHSAWVFFVFVLRILSFHNPFKESKSWFSTRNTNQLKASNNSIAYETWEPFQSQLIEEKPLVSVIIPTLNRYDYLKSVLKDLEAQDYSNFEVIVVDQSDDFNVAFYNDFKLNFQIINQKEKALWLARNTAIKASKGEWVALSEDDVRIKPDWIRMHLKCLDFYNAKISAGVFFPEGQQIPKSRSFFAIASQFATGNAMLQRTVFEKVGLFDRQFEKQRMGDGEFGMRLYLNGLKSISNPKAFCIDVKAGTGGLREMGSWDAFRPSNFFAPRPIPSVLYYFRKYYGNASARLALLRTVPISIFPYQFKKNKPLVLIGLFVTLLILPIVGFQVWKSWHLSSKKLKKGAIIEPLV; this is encoded by the coding sequence ATGCCGTTCAGTTTCTTAAAATATTTACAACCAACCCATTATTTTCAGCGCTTTACTAAAAATGGTCAATCTATATTCCCTAAAGCACATGACTTGCCAGTGGATATTATTGATCAATTACAACCAGATAGTCTATATTCTTCAGCAGAAGCAAAGGATTACGATTTATCTTGGCAAGCCATTCAATTGGGTTATATTGGAAATACGGAAACCTATAGAAGTTTTTCAAAAGTGCCGATTAAAGACGAGTATCACTTCATAAGAAAAAACTTTCACTCAGCTTGGGTGTTTTTTGTGTTTGTATTGCGCATACTTTCATTTCATAATCCATTTAAAGAATCTAAATCTTGGTTTAGCACAAGAAACACTAATCAGCTAAAAGCATCCAATAATTCCATTGCTTATGAGACATGGGAACCCTTTCAGTCTCAATTGATAGAGGAGAAACCACTTGTAAGTGTAATAATTCCAACATTGAATAGATACGATTATTTAAAATCGGTTCTAAAAGATTTAGAAGCTCAAGATTATTCAAATTTTGAAGTGATTGTTGTTGATCAGTCAGATGATTTCAACGTCGCATTTTATAACGATTTTAAACTCAATTTTCAAATTATAAATCAAAAGGAAAAAGCGTTGTGGTTGGCAAGAAATACGGCAATTAAAGCGAGTAAAGGTGAATGGGTTGCCTTATCTGAAGATGATGTAAGAATTAAACCCGATTGGATTCGTATGCATTTAAAATGTCTCGATTTTTATAATGCCAAGATTTCAGCTGGAGTATTCTTTCCAGAAGGTCAGCAGATTCCTAAATCACGTTCGTTTTTTGCGATTGCTTCTCAGTTTGCCACTGGTAATGCAATGCTTCAAAGAACTGTTTTTGAAAAGGTTGGCCTATTTGATCGTCAGTTTGAAAAGCAACGTATGGGAGATGGAGAATTTGGAATGCGACTATATCTTAATGGCTTAAAAAGTATTTCGAATCCAAAAGCTTTCTGTATCGATGTAAAAGCAGGAACTGGAGGATTAAGGGAAATGGGAAGTTGGGATGCCTTTAGACCTTCAAACTTTTTTGCACCAAGACCAATACCTAGTGTACTGTATTATTTTAGAAAATATTATGGTAACGCTTCAGCACGTTTAGCATTGTTGAGAACGGTCCCAATATCAATTTTTCCCTATCAATTTAAAAAGAACAAACCTTTAGTGCTCATCGGATTATTTGTAACCCTATTAATCTTACCTATTGTAGGATTTCAGGTTTGGAAATCATGGCATTTATCCAGTAAAAAATTAAAAAAAGGTGCGATAATCGAGCCATTGGTATGA
- a CDS encoding FkbM family methyltransferase: protein MNFEKAIKKLYYSVKTKRDNFVGTNLCGIPLNVIPSTVRAQVDQDDTWWFYLCKHHNLVYDVGCNIGYTALLALIQDPNKQIVLVDPNPVALQNAALNIINNGLGSRVRYIAAFVGNKLDDTVKFYTVGSGAAGSMYASHAETASAMNSFINVRTITLDYMYDFYGLKPDLVKIDVEGAETLVMESATKLAREAKCTFFIEMHKVEGLGMEAAGDIMVKWCNENNYVAWYLKTEDVLTSGKTIATRGKCHLLLLPEGKPYPDYLKGIAQNSPLPKSI, encoded by the coding sequence ATGAATTTCGAAAAGGCAATAAAAAAGCTTTATTATTCCGTTAAAACAAAGCGAGATAATTTTGTTGGCACTAACTTATGTGGGATTCCTTTAAATGTTATTCCAAGTACCGTTAGAGCGCAAGTAGATCAAGATGATACTTGGTGGTTTTATCTATGTAAGCATCACAATTTGGTATATGATGTGGGATGCAATATTGGTTATACAGCCTTGCTCGCGCTAATACAAGACCCAAATAAGCAAATTGTTCTTGTAGATCCCAATCCCGTTGCTTTGCAAAATGCGGCATTGAATATTATTAATAATGGATTAGGAAGCAGAGTACGATATATTGCCGCCTTTGTTGGCAATAAATTGGACGATACCGTAAAATTTTATACGGTTGGTTCTGGAGCTGCAGGAAGTATGTATGCTTCGCATGCAGAAACGGCGTCTGCAATGAATTCCTTTATTAACGTTAGAACCATTACCTTAGATTACATGTATGACTTTTACGGATTAAAGCCAGACTTGGTTAAAATAGACGTGGAAGGTGCCGAAACATTAGTAATGGAATCTGCCACTAAGTTGGCTAGGGAAGCTAAATGTACTTTTTTTATAGAAATGCACAAAGTTGAAGGTTTAGGTATGGAAGCTGCAGGAGATATAATGGTAAAATGGTGTAACGAAAATAATTATGTGGCCTGGTATCTTAAAACAGAAGACGTATTGACTTCGGGAAAGACAATAGCAACCAGAGGGAAATGTCATTTGCTTTTATTGCCTGAGGGTAAACCCTATCCGGATTATCTTAAAGGTATAGCACAAAATAGTCCACTACCTAAATCAATTTGA